One Danio rerio strain Tuebingen ecotype United States chromosome 22, GRCz12tu, whole genome shotgun sequence genomic window carries:
- the rassf1 gene encoding ras association domain-containing protein 1 isoform X2: protein MEGGACALNSTRGGRGLSGKVGFQITPNNGFFPVARGPSESHIIPVRNRGTEETPVLLRFRLVFSVKMTDCEWFDMTWGSSASSGYCSQSDSDEHELELFYTARTSLRKSRKCRDKDEQSEVDWRKQDLSVTEIQQKVKEYNAQVNSNLFMVLNRDGSYTGFIKVQFKLARPVSLPPPRSVSSSSISSSCLGWDGGCQERTSFYLPRDTVKHLHISSSTRAREVIQALLNKFTVVDNPAKYSLYERSQRDNQVYLRKLADDECPLFLRLCAGPNEKVLSLVLKENETGEVNWDAFSFPELQNFLRILQREEEDHVRQIIRRYTLARDKMKEAMKNFSKPG, encoded by the exons ATGGAGGGCGGAGCCTGCGCACTAAATTCGACTAGAGGAGGGCGAGGTTTAAGCGGAAAGGTGGGGTTTCAAATCACGCCCAATAACGGTTTCTTCCCGGTTGCACGAGGTCCGTCAGAGAGCCACATCATCCCGGTCAGAAACCGCGGAACAGAGGAAACTCCAGTACTGTTGCGGTTTCGCTTGGTTTTTAGTGTGAAAATGACGGACTGCGAGTGGTTTGACATGACGTGGGGCAGCAGCGCGAGCAGCGGTTACTGCAGCCAGAGCGACTCTGACGAGCACGAGCTTGAGCTCTTCTATACCGCGCGCACGTCTCTGAGGAAGAGCAGAAAGTGCAGAGATAAA GATGAGCAGTCTGAAGTGGACTGGAGGAAACAGGATCTGTCTGTCACTGAAATACAGCAGAAAGTGAAGGAATACAATGCTCAGGTCAACAGTAACCTCTTCATGGTTCTG AATCGTGACGGCTCATACACTGGCTTCATCAAGGTCCAGTTTAAGCTGGCGCGACCCGTGTCTCTTCCTCCTCCCCGCAGCgtctcctcctcctccatctcctCCTCTTGTTTAGGATGGGATGGCGGCTGTCAGGAGCGAACTTCCTTCTACCTGCCCAGAGACACAGTCAAGCACCTGCACATCAGCTCCAGCACCCGTGCCAGAGAGGTCATCCAGGCCCTGCTCAACAAGTTCACTGTGGTGGACAATCCGGCTAAATATTCCCTGTATGAGCGCAGCCAGCGGGACAATCAAG TGTACTTAAGGAAGTTAGCTGATGATGAATGTCCACTTTTCCTGCGTCTGTGTGCTGGACCCAATGAGAAAGTCCTGAGTTTAGTGCTTAAAGAGAATGAAACCGGGGAAGTGAAT TGGGATGCGTTCAGTTTTCCTGAACTCCAGAACTTCCTGCGGATTCTCCAGCGGGAGGAAGAAGATCACGTCCGGCAAATCATACGCCGATACACTCTGGCTCGTGATAAGATGAAAGAGGCTATGAAGAACTTCAGCAAGCCTGGCTGA
- the rassf1 gene encoding ras association domain-containing protein 1 isoform X1: MAKCELIELQDLTPNDRIELAPPSVPPPTVVPTLDRWSRGKVVRMVGERVRLEDPDWLTCKPGRGHDFQPCSQTQLSWCDLCGEFIWGLYRQSLRCTHCNYTCHYRCQPFIQLDCSSNTDTICEQSNYSEDTIETDTNVDEQSEVDWRKQDLSVTEIQQKVKEYNAQVNSNLFMVLNRDGSYTGFIKVQFKLARPVSLPPPRSVSSSSISSSCLGWDGGCQERTSFYLPRDTVKHLHISSSTRAREVIQALLNKFTVVDNPAKYSLYERSQRDNQVYLRKLADDECPLFLRLCAGPNEKVLSLVLKENETGEVNWDAFSFPELQNFLRILQREEEDHVRQIIRRYTLARDKMKEAMKNFSKPG; the protein is encoded by the exons ATGGCAAAATGTGAGCTCATCGAGTTGCAGGACTTGACTCCGAATGACCGTATTGAGCTGGCACCCCCTAGTGTCCCTCCACCCACCGTGGTGCCCACTCTGGACAGGTGGAGCAGAGGGAAGGTGGTGCGCATGGTGGGCGAGCGCGTGCGCCTGGAGGACCCCGATTGGCTGACGTGTAAACCAGGACGAGGACATGACTTTCAGCCCTGCAGCCAGACACAGCTGAGCTGGTGTGACCTGTGTGGAGAGTTCATCTGGGGCCTGTACAGACAGAGCCTCCGCTGCACAC ACTGTAACTACACTTGTCACTACCGCTGTCAACCCTTCATTCAGCTGGACTGCAGCTCCAACACCGACACTATCTGCGAACAATCAAACTACAGCGAGGACACCATCGAGACAGACACCAATGTG GATGAGCAGTCTGAAGTGGACTGGAGGAAACAGGATCTGTCTGTCACTGAAATACAGCAGAAAGTGAAGGAATACAATGCTCAGGTCAACAGTAACCTCTTCATGGTTCTG AATCGTGACGGCTCATACACTGGCTTCATCAAGGTCCAGTTTAAGCTGGCGCGACCCGTGTCTCTTCCTCCTCCCCGCAGCgtctcctcctcctccatctcctCCTCTTGTTTAGGATGGGATGGCGGCTGTCAGGAGCGAACTTCCTTCTACCTGCCCAGAGACACAGTCAAGCACCTGCACATCAGCTCCAGCACCCGTGCCAGAGAGGTCATCCAGGCCCTGCTCAACAAGTTCACTGTGGTGGACAATCCGGCTAAATATTCCCTGTATGAGCGCAGCCAGCGGGACAATCAAG TGTACTTAAGGAAGTTAGCTGATGATGAATGTCCACTTTTCCTGCGTCTGTGTGCTGGACCCAATGAGAAAGTCCTGAGTTTAGTGCTTAAAGAGAATGAAACCGGGGAAGTGAAT TGGGATGCGTTCAGTTTTCCTGAACTCCAGAACTTCCTGCGGATTCTCCAGCGGGAGGAAGAAGATCACGTCCGGCAAATCATACGCCGATACACTCTGGCTCGTGATAAGATGAAAGAGGCTATGAAGAACTTCAGCAAGCCTGGCTGA
- the cyb561d2 gene encoding transmembrane reductase CYB561D2 (The RefSeq protein has 3 substitutions compared to this genomic sequence), with the protein MSVHHESEPKLYRYSRTVCGIFTHVLCALFTGFITALARPSSSLFSWHPFLMTLSFSFLMTEAILLFIPHSSPVSKLKHKTKGRLHWILQCLCVFCATLGLFAIFYNKSLNDKPHFTSWHGLIGVVTVAVVVFQAVAGLLLLYPKLAKNWTLAKLKRYHATSGLLTYLLGSFSLFLGLCSSWFSGAVSGYVWYLAVLCPVVCALVVMSQVTNAYMARKRMQY; encoded by the exons ATGTCAGTCCATCACGAATCGGAGCCCAAACTGTACCGCTACAGCAGGACTGTGTGCGGGATCTTCACGCATGTGCTGTGCGCGCTGTTCACCGGCTTCATCACTGCTCTCGCCAGACCCTCGTCCA GTCTGTTCTCATGGCATCCATTCTTGATGACTCTTTCT TTCTCCTTTTTGATGACCGAAGCCATCCTGCTCTTCAACCCTCACTCATCTCCCGTCAGCAAgttaaaacacaaaactaaaggCCGCCTGCATTGGATTCTacaatgtttgtgtgttttctgtgccaCTTTGGGCCTTTTCGCCATATTTTACAACAAAAGCCTCAACGACAAGCCGCACTTCACGTCCTGGCACGGTTTAATCGGTGTGGTAACGGTCGCGGTCGTCGTGTTTCAGGCGGTCGCTGGACTTCCGCTTCTGTATCCAAAACTAGCCAAAAACTGGACTCTGGCTAAACTGAAGCGATACCACGCCACCTCAGGTTTACTCACCTATCTGCTGGGCAGTTTCAGTTTGTTTCTTGGGCTGTGTTCGACGTGGTTTAGCGGTGCTGTGAGCGGGTACGTGTGGTATCTGGCAGTTCTCTGTCCGGTTGTTTGCGCGCTGGTCGTTATGAGTCAAGTAACGAACGCTTATATGGCGCGAAAACGAAtgcagtattga